The region TGCCGACCTGCGGCACGATTTCGGGCGCACGGTGAATACACCGCTTAATGCGATGGAGATCGACCGGCTTGCCGAGATTCTGGCAGCCCAAGCCGCTGAGGGCGAGGCGCTGATCCGACAGGAGCCGGTGCGAATCATCGAAATTGACGTTCAGCATTCGCTGGACATGCAGTTTGCCGGTCAGACGCATCTCTTGCAGGTGCCTCTGGCGTCACCAGCGATGGCGCGCGAAGAAATTCAGGCCGCCTTTGAAGACGCCTATTTCAAGAGGTTCCGTGTACGGCTTTCCGAAATCAGGGCGCAGATCGTTAATGTAAACACCAGTGTTACGGGACGTCGCCCCGAGATCGATCTGGGTGGACTGATAGACAATGCCGGGCGTGCCGGCTCGGTGGCGGCGGCGCAGACCGGAAGCCGGCCGGTCTGGTTCGACGGGCAGGGAGCTGCTTCTGGTTGGCAGGACACACCGGTCTATGCGCGCGAGAAACTGCCGCTGGATGCGCGCCTGTCAGGCCCGGCGATCCTCGAGCAGATGGATAGCACCACCCTCATTGAGCCGCAGGATAGCGCCGTCTCCGACGATGATGGCAATATTCTTGTCACTATCGGGGGCGCGATATGAGCCTGGATCCGATCACTCTCAGCGTCATTCAGGCCGGGCTTCAGCAGGTTTGTGATGAAATGGACCTCAGTTTTTCACGGGCCGCCTTCTCGCCGGTCATCGCCGAGGCGAATGACAGGTCCGATGGTATCTATGCCGCGGATGACGGCGCGCTGATCGCACAGGGTATCGGCGGCCTGCCGGTCTTTGTCGGCACCATGCAATATTCGACTTCAGAGCTGATACGGCTGATCAGGGAGGGGCGGGCCGCGCCACCAGAGCCAGGCGATATCTATATCGTCAATGATCCCTATCTTGGCGGCACGCATCTGATGGATGTGCGTTTCGTGCGGCCGTATTACCGCAACGGCAAACTGTGGTGCTGGCTGTCAAACACCGGCCACTGGCCAGATACCGGAGGTGCGGTGCCGGGCGGCTTCTCGGCCTCGGCAACGTCGGTCGAGCAGGAAGGGTTGCGACTTCCGCCGGTCAAACTGTTCAAGAAGGGCGTGATGGACGAGGAAATATACGCCATCATCTGTTCCAATATCCGGGTCGCGGACCAGCGGATTGGTGATGTAAAGGCACAGGCGGCGGCGCTTGATACCGGCGCCGACAGACTCGATCTGTTGCTTGGACGCTATGGCGATGACACGGTGGCGGCGGCAATCACCGAGCTACGCCAGCGTGCTTCCACGCAGATGCGCCAGATGATCGCTCAACTTCCCGAGGGGAGCTGGCAATCCGTGGCCTTTGTGGACAGTGACGGCGTGGTCAATGAACCGCTGGAGATCAGGCTGAAGATCAGCAAGGTCGATGACAGGCTGGTGTTCGATTTCGGCGGCTCCAGCCCACCCTGTCGCGGACCGATGAATTCGGTGCTGGCGACGACATTGAGCTCGGTCTATCTGGCGATGCGCCATATTTTCCCGGAAGTGCCGATCAGCGCTGGTGCCTTTGAGCCGCTGGAGGTGATCCGCCCGGAAGGCACGTTCCTTGATGCACATTATCCGCGCCCGGTTTCAGGCTGTGCCGCCGAAGTAAGCCAGAGGATCGCCGAGGCGGTATTTGCCGCGATGGTACAGCCTCTGCCGGATCGGGTGACGGCAGCGCCAGCCGGAACCAGCGGCAATTTCGCGCTTGGAGGATATAATGCCGAGCGCGGCCGCGATTTCGTGATGTATCAGCTTTCTGGCGGTGGCTATGGCGGCAATGCTGATGGCGATGGGCTGAGCAATGGCTGCTCGACCATCGGCATCTCAAAAGCACCGCCGGTGGAAATCATGGAGCAGGCCTTCCCGGTCCTCTATCATCATTACGCGCTCCATGAAGGGTCTGCGGGGGCTGGGCAACGGCGCGGCGGTTTTGGCCTGGATTATGAGCTGGAGCTTCGCAATGGCGAAGCCCGAGCCAGCTTTGTCATGGATCACGGCCGGTTCGGGCCGCAGGGTGTTCTTGGCGGCGGTGACGGCGATGTTAACAAGGTAGTGGTGCTTCGTGGCGGGGAATCCTATGTGCCGCTGCATCTATCAAAGGAACAGGATATTCCGCTGTCTCCGGGAGATCGAGTCTGGGTGCGAACGCCAGGCGGCGGCGGCTATGGCGATCCGTTCAAACGCCGTGCTGAGGCGGTGTTCGAGGATGTGCGTCTGGGCCGCTACAGCGCAGCGCAGGCGGCTGATCTGTATGGCGTGATCATCAGGGATGATGGTAACGGCGGCGTGGTCCTCGATGAAGACGCCACCCGCGCTGCCCGCGCCAATATCGCATCAGCCCTTAAGGACTGAAAGCGACATTTCGCCATATTCATTCGTGTACAAACAAAATGTTTGAACAAAAATCATTCGTATGCTAATGAATTTGGAGATATGACGTACCATCATTTTGTCACTTGATGTGAGATGATCATGATGCCTCAGACAAATTTGCTGAATGCCCATACGGATCAGACGATGTTGGCGGCGCCAGATGGCTGCTTTGCTGAGACCGTGACCGAGATAGAGCATTACACGGACAGCCTTTTCCGCTTTCGGATCACGCGGTCAGCCAGTTTCCGGTTCAGGTCCGGAGAGTTTGTGATGATTGGATTGCCGGGTGAGGCGCCGATCTGGCGGGCCTATTCCATTGCATCGCCAAACTGGGACGACACGCTGGAATTCTATTCGATCAAAGTGCCAGATGGGCCGCTGACCGAACGGCTTCAGCATATACAGCCCGGCGATACTATCTGGATGCGCAGGAAGGCGACAGGTACGCTCGTCACCGATGCATTACTGCCGGGAAAACGCCTTTGGATGTTCGCCACTGGCACCGGCATCGCACCTTTTGCATCGATCATCCGTGATCCCGAAAGCTACGAGAAGTTCGACCGGCTGATCCTGGTGCAGGGGTGCCGGTTTGTTGCCGAACTCGCCTATGGCAAGGCGCTCGCGGTTGCGCTCGCTGATGACCCGCTTATAGGCGAGATGGTGGCAGGCCGTTTTCAGCTGATCACCGCAACAACCCGTGAAGACTCGCCCATGACCGGCAGGCTGACAACGTGCCTTGAAAATGGCCGTATCGAGGCGGCGGCCGATGCGGTGCTGGACCCGGCCACTGATCGGGCGATGATCTGTGGGTCGATGGCGATGCTTGAAAGCATGAGCGAAAAGCTACAGGAGCGCGGCCTGAGCGAAGGGTCGAACGCGCGCCCGGCTGATTTCGTGATCGAAAAAGCCTTTGTTGGATGACCTTGGTTCATCGGACCTAGCTCATTTAACCTATCACTTTAGTTTAAGGCTAAGTGCGTTTGATCTTCCCCGACTGAATTGGTCCACTGTTTTATTTAGGAAACGGAGAACTTTAAAAGGTGGATAAAAAGGTGGGTCTAAAATTGATGAAATATATTAAAAAATTGAAATTATTATATATTTTCTAGTAAAATGGTGCTGGCGGAGGATGGTGACACCCCTGTCAGGAACACAACCAGACTGAAAAGTCAGTAATTCCTTAGTGTTATTATCTTCTTTGGTTGTGTCAACAGGCACATTTTGTACGTCAATTTGTGCGTCAATAAGTGACAAACAGAAGACACATACACCCCTGATACCCCGATGTGTGTTTAATGGAATCTCCAGCGCCGCTGACGGGCTTTGTATACTTGTGTGTGATTGGGATTCTGAATAACCCAAACGGCCTGTATGAATCTTATATGGCGATTGAGAGCATGTCTGAGTGGTAAGGAATCCCTTAGCCAATTTGCTGGGGATTTTAAGGGCTGGTTAGTGACACCCCCACCCAAAGAAATGGTATCAGTTTGTATATATAAATATCAGTGGAAGTTTGGTGACAAAATGCAAGGGGGATTCATCAAGTCTAAGTAAAGACAACTTAAAAAATACTTCTATTTTACTTTGAGATTATAAAATACGAATTTCATTTTGGTCATATTGCTAACCAAAGAATATTTTATAAAATTATATAACATCTTGCAGAACTTAATATGTCTGGATAGTTAGTCTGATTTATCCTTTTATAATGCTTAAACAAAAATCAAATTCTTCTTTCACAGTTCCAGAAAAAATAGAACCGGTTTTGAGTTGAGATTGTTCTATCTGAACATAGTATTGGTCAACATAATACAAATATGCAGTCTGAAGTTGTCTAATTGTCTCTTCTACAGTTGTCATTTTTTTCTCAGCAAGAATAACGCCTGCGTTTGAAAGAACGTTTACGGATAAATTAGCAAGTTCCTCTCTTTGATTTTGCATAGAAGATGGCAAGTATTTAGCATACGCACCTATTAATCCCGAGCAACGTTGAAGCAATGAACTAACATGATATTCATCTTGCATATCATTACTTTGAACATATTCAAAAACTGTCCCAATTTCATTGGCTTTAGCATCATTAAATTCAAAATATATGACACCAAATAACACTACACCTATAAAGAATTTTAACATATGCACAGCCCAACTTTTGATATTAAATTTTTATACATATTAATATTACATAATAATCAGTCAATTCTAAGATGATTGCATAAACATCCAAACTACCAGCGGTATAACTATCTGAATAGCAATTATCACTTCCATTACTGTACCTCTTCAAAACTCCTACCCGTAATGAGGGAGAAGTTGATATGTCTATAAATATACGTGAAGATAGTACATGACACAGAAGCAAATGTAACCTGTTACAAACTTGTAACAGACTTGTTACAGGTTGGTTGTTTCTTTTCTCTTTGTCCTATTACAGGTGGTTACAAGCATAATGAAAGAAGGAAAACGTTACGATTGGTATCCTGTTCTTTGTCATTCTTTCTTTGATGAACTTGTTACAAGTTTGTATCAGGAAGTAGAAACTAAGAAGGGATGGAAAAATAAATCTAAACCCCGTGAACAGTCACTTAGACCACTAATAAAACATGTTCTTTCATCATTATATTCTTGCTTTTATTCTTTTCCGATAGGTTCTGGTTATGTGTCATATCCATTAAGAGCAGATGCATATGACACAAAAAGTGAATACAAGATAAATTTCAATTTAGAATATGCTTCAGCATTGCTCCATGTGTTGAAAGATAAAAAATGGATAACAGTAATAGAAGCAAAGAACCAACAATCTTACACAAGAATAAAAGCATCTGGTGGTCTTAAAAGTATATTTGAAGAGCATGGTTTTAAATGGTCACCACAAGAACCTTTACCCTTACACAAAATAGTTCAGGTTCGAGATAGAGTTCCTAATACTGATAAGAGTTCAAAGAAGAAGTGGAAGAAGGTTGAGATGCCGCTTCCTAATGAACCTATTGTGAAAGAATATCAGGAAGAATTATTCAAATATAATTCCTTTATGTGTCAACACTGTGTGTCACTTGATGTCACAGATAACCTGCTCTTTGAAATAGGCAAAGAGATGAGGGATAAACAGAATAATAAAAAGCAACATCACAACTGGATGGCTGAAACAGAGGAAGAAAATAAGATTGGCTACTTAGATATTTCAAGTGTTCAACTGAGAAGAATATTTTCTAGAAATAGCCTGACAAAACATGGAAGATTCTATGGAGGATGGTGGCAATCCATTCCTTCTGATTATCGTTATCTCATACGAATTGATGGAAAGTTAACAGTTGAATTGGATTATTCTGGAATTTCACTTCGTATTTTGTATGGACTTGCGGAAGTGCCTTATGAAGGAAATCCAGACATCTATGATTTGAGTGATGGTTCTTCAACAGGCATGAAATGGAAATTTGAAAAAGATTCTCGTCAAAGAGAACTTGTCAAAAAATATCTTAATGCTCTTCTGAATGACGAAGATGGAACCTTTAGCCTTACCCATGGTGAACATAAAGAATTGGGCTTTAATAGTAATCAAATCAAAGAAAGATTCTTAAAAGTTCACTCTCCAATTGCTCATTTAGTTGATGCTAAAATCGGCTTGAAAACACAATTCTATGACAGTCAAATTGCTATGGATATTATGAAACTTTTCTTATCTATAGATGAAGTGGTTCTACCAATCCATGATGGTTTTATAGTACCTGCAGGATGTGTTTATCTTTTGGAAGATGAAATGGATAATATCTTTAAAAGAAAATTTGGAGATAAAATCAAAATATCTCATGAAGGTTTGAAATCTCCTGAAGTTTCTAATTTAAACAAAATTGAAGCACCATTATATGAAGATTCATTAATGGAAAAATATGTAGAGGAGTGGAAAATTAGATATGAATATTTCAGATAGACAACTTCAAGAAATAGAAACTATTTATTCAGAAACAAAAATATTTTTTGGAGGGTTTAAAAACAATTTTTTGACTAAACCAAATGCTTTAAATGGAAAATTAGGTTTTTGTATTCTTTATTCTCCTCCAATCTCTGATGCAGAAATTATGGTTATTGGTCAACAGCCATCAAGTTTTGGTTTATTTGACGAAATAATGATGGATGGAAATATTCCTAAAATAAACTCATATACTGAGCATGAATATCCTTTTGCAAAAAAGTTAACGGATATTTTTGATAACCAAAGTGATAAACAAAGTTTATTAAAAAATTGCATAGGACTTAATATTTGGTTTTACCAAAAAAAGAATAACTTCAATTTATCCGATGTTGAGGAAAAAAAAATTAAAGATTTTTGTCAAAACAAAACAAAAGAAATTATTAAAATTTTAAAACCAAAAACAATTTTTGTAGTTGGTATAGGTGTTTTCAATCGGCTGATTGTTGGTCGTGAAGTTAAACAAAAGATTCATACAATTAAAAGCATTAAAAAAAATAAGAAAAAACAAACTTATTTCGCTGAAGGATTATTATGGAATGAAATTCCAATTTTTGGTTGTCCTCAATTTGCAGCAGAAGGATATTATAAAAAAGGTGGTGGCTTTCACGAAGGTGTGTCGATGTGTATAGAAAAAATAAATGATATTTTAAGAAATTAGGTGCTTAATGAATGACAATTTCAACTGAGTTTGAAACCATAATTGTATGTAAACCAATTTTGGAACTGCGTTTTAAAGGTGGTTGGAAAACTTGGTTAAAGAAATTTTCTATGGAAGATGATGGAGAACTTTCTCGGATATCTGCCATGAGTGGGCATGATATTTCTTATTTAGAAAAGAAAATACAAAAATTAGGTTTACTTCCGCCTAATATTTCTGAGGATAAGTTTCATTATCGAGATTACTTTATTTATTCTTTGGAATATAAACCGCACAGATTACGTGGCTTCCAGTCATTCACTATTCCTGATTGGTTGATATGGAATGAACCGTTAATGAATAAGATGTCACTTTTTGAAATAGTTAAACTTCCATTAGATTCATTAAAAACTCACCCTGCAAGACCAACATTTGACTTCAACAAAAAGGCTGTAATTAGATGATTTATACATTTGACTGGAAAGATGTAATCCATGGAAAGATAGAAATTGAAGCCCAAAATGGCCATGAAGCAGAAAAGATTTTTAATAATATGGGCTTGATTGAGAGGTTGTCTGCATCCGAAGTAGATTGTGACAATAATACTTTAGTTATTAAATTTGTAGATGCTGGCATTGGTGACTTGCATACAAGAGAAGAATGGGAAGAAGAAGTAAGAAACTATACTTGATGAAACACCCCTATATTTCTCCACCAAACTTCCACTGATATTTATATATACAAACTGATACCATTTCTTTGGGTGGGGGTGTCACTAACCAGCCCTTAAAATCCCCAGCAAATTGGCTAAGGGATTCCTTACCACTCAGACATGCTCTCAATCGCCATATAAGATTCATACAGGCCGTTTGGGTTATTCAGAATCCCAATCACACACAAGTATACAAAGCCCGTCAGCGGCGCTGGAGATTCCATTAAACACACATCGGGGTATCAGGGGTGTATGTGTCTTCTGTTTGTCACTTATTGACGCACAAATTGACGTACAAAATGTGCCTGTTGACACAACCAAAGAAGATAATAACACTAAGGAATTACTGACTTTTCAGTCTGGTTGTGTTCCTGACAGGGGTGTCACCATCCTCCGCCAGCACCACCTCACCATGTAAGTAACTGAAAAGTCTGTATTATTTATATTGACTGCTCAGGTGACGCACTAGTTTCTTTACATATTCGAATGTGAGAAGTTTATCCTTGGCATTTTCCATGTAATCACTTTTTTTGTCAGATGCATGTATGTCATCTTTCAAAATATCACTAATCATTTTCATCAGTGCATTCTGGATAGAGTTATCTAGAGGTGTAGATGAATAATTATTGAATTTTTCATTCAAGATTTTAATCATGTCTTCCGTGTTTGAAGCAGAAAGACTATGTTTAACCATCATAGGAATTGCCAATTTAAGGGCTTCACTGATTATTTGATTATCTCTACCGGTTATATCCTTGCTAACGATGTTATCTTGATAAATACCTATTAAATCAGTGATTTCTCTTCCCAAATTACCTGTTTTTATTTCTTTATTATTTTGTAAATCGCTAATTATATCACCTATAAAAATAGTATTGATATGCTTCTTGATTTCCAGAAGTTCTTCTTGGTGTCTTACAACTCCATGAACAAGGCAAAACTCCCAATTAACATCTTCAGTTTCACCATAAAGATTACTTCTCATTAATGATTTCTTGTCTGATTTAAACTTTTTTTCTATCCACTCTTCCGTTGAAATGACCAACTCATCCAGAGTTCTTTTTTTTGCGCTGTTGTTTCCAGTTATGTAAGCAACAGGATTATAAGAAACTTGGACTTCGTAATGCACGTATTTGGGTGAAGAGTTTTTAGATTGAATACCTAATAAATCTATCTCATCAACACCTTTCTTTAGACCTCTTATTGTAAAGAAACCTTTTGAGTTCAACCATTCTTCCACCAATGTTTCTGCTATTAATCCCAAGTGACACTCCATTTTGTATTAGTTGGAAATCATGGCTAACCATCTAAATTTTATTTCATTTGGAAATCCAATTCCATAAGTTTGTCCAACACCTTCTGTTGTCCATCCACCAATGGCGTCAATGATGTCTGAAGGACACTCTACAGCCCTTAGCCTATCTCTTAATCCATGACGTAATCCATGGATGACATACTCTTTACCAATAACTGTCTTTATCCATTTGTTTAATGCTGCACTGGCTGAGTTGGAGTTTGTGTTAGTTCCATCACAGTATTTAGGAAAAGCAAACACTGTATGATGTTTAACTACTTGTTGTGCTGCCCATAAAGACACACCAACCAAGGGAACAGTTCTTTTACTGCTCTTTGTCTTTAACCTTCTCCAAGGATGTGGCTGTATGATTAGGTGAGGGATGTCTGTGTCCAATTGTATGTCATCTAAATGAAGACCAACTGCTTCTGCTAATCTCATTCCTGTGTCTGACAGAAGAGCAACAAGCCATCTCAATTGGTCATTCTTATCAACACAAGCGTCTTGCAGGGTGACAAGGGTTGTATCCACGATTGGTAGTCGTTTGTTTTCTTCCTGCTCACCCTGATGCAAGTACACATTAGCAAAGGCATTGCTTCCTTCTATGCCCATCTCTCTCATAACAAGATTGATAATGGAGCGAAGAGAACCAAGGATACGTTTGACACTCCCAAGGCTAAGGTCTTTTTTGAATAGTTTATCTCTAAAGGATGCCGCATCAGCAGAAGAGTAAGCAGTAATAGGTTTATTGCCCAATGCCTTTACCAGATACTTGGTGTTTCTTTTTACAGCACGAACAAAGGTTGGATTACTGTTCCTCTTTATTCGGAGATAAATATCTGCTGCTTCAAGAATGGTAGGGCTTGAATGTTCATTCTCTTTTCTATCCTCAACAAGCAGATGCAAGGCAGGAACATCCATCTCCTTCAATCTCAATCCTAACCAATAGTCATCAAGTCTTTGATTGATGGAACTTGCTGTTCTTAAAGCATGGTTATGAGAACGTGTCTTCAGGCTAAGGCTAACCCTGTCTGACTTGTAATATTGCTGTAAGTCTGAAGGAACACGTCTGACAAAGTGATAGATACCTTGTCTAATACGGAGATGAGAAGAGGAGTTTTTGTACGTCAACATGTACGTCACCTGAGCAGTCAATATAAATAATACAGACTTTTCAGTTACTTACATGGTGAGGTGGTGCTGGCGGAGAGACTCGAACTCCCAACCGCCCGATTACAAATCGGGTGCTCTACCAATTGAGCCACGCCAGCATGGACCCTGCGGTCAGCGGCATATTCGGTTAAAGCCGGCGCATATGCAAGTAATTTTTTGCGGATCTCGCCCGTTGCCATTAAGATCAAGATAATGGCGGAGGCGGTGGCGGCAACCCCGTTTCAACTGATGCGGACCAGATGCATGATCCGGGGGCAATCACCCGAAAGCAACCATCGGCAAACAGGCAAGGAGAGACAAGACCATGGAGCTACATCCACGTGATCCCGACTTCGAGGAAAAAGCCCGTTCAAGTTTCGCCGCCCAGACCGTGATGAAGACGCTGGGCATGTCGATGGATCAAATCGAGCCGGGCCGGGCCGTGATCTCGCTTTTCCGGAATGAACGTCTCTTCCAGCAGCAGAAATTCATCCATGGCGGCGTGCTGGCAGCCGGCCTTGACAGTGCCTGCGGCTATTCCGCCCTGAGCCTGGCTGAAAAGGGGCTTGAGGTGATGACCGTCGAATTCAAGACAAGCTTCATCGCCCCGGCAGGTCAGGAGAAGATTATTTTCACCGGCCGCGTCATCAAGCCGGGGCGCCGGGTCATTTTTACCGAAGGCACAGCCCATGGTCTTGATGATGACCGGATGATCCTCATTGCCACCATGACCGCCACCATGACTTATGTCGAGCTTGGGTGATGCTGTCTTTTCAGCCATGTCGCCAGCACCGGCATGGTGAGGAAGATCAGAAATACCCGCACCATATGATGAAAGGCGATAAAGGCGATATCAAAGCCGAAGATCAGCGCCAGCAGCGTCACTTCGTAGAGGCCGCCCGGAACAAAGGCAAGCCAGATCGAAAGAAAACCTGCATGGGTGAAATGGGCGATGCCCAGCGCTGCCAGCAGATACGCAAGAAGGATGATCCCGCTTGTGAGCAATCCATCGCGAAGGTAGACAAGAAGTGAGCTTAATTCAACCTGGGCAAGTCTGGCGCCAACCCCGCCGCCTATTGCCAGCTGGGCCAGCATGATGAATTCGTGAATACGGGGGATAAACACAAACCCGGTGATATGAAACGCCATGCTAAGCCCCATCGGGCCGAGCAGATGAGGCATGGGAAGGCGCAGGAACCGCGCAATCCCGTAGCCTGCAATGGCAAGGCTGATAAAGGCAAGTATCTGCCCGGAGGTGAGATCAAGGATCCCCGGCATGTTGAGAAGTCTTTGATTGGAGACCGCCACCGCCTCACCCCCCTCAAGTACGGCCAGGAGAAGAGGGGTGCTGAAGAAAATGACCGCAACACGGATCAGGTGGAAAAGCGCCACAACATAATCCTTGTCCACCATCTCTCTTGCCATGACGAGGGCTTCGGCCTGCCCGCCGGGAACAGAACACAGCAGGGCCATCACCGGATCATACCCCCTGATCCTGCGCAGAAACCCATAGCCGAGGATGGAGACCAGAAGTGTGACAGCGATCATGATGCTCACGGTGGTCATCCAGTGGCTTGCCTGTTCGATCATGGCTGAGGTGAAATTCGCACCAATAAACACCCCGAGGCCAAGAACAACCGGGACATGAAACCATCTTGGCACGCCAAGCTCAGGCCTGATCGAGGGAAATATCCCGCCGATGATCCAGACCCCAAAGAGACTGCCCATGAGGAACGGCGCAGGTAGAGCCATGTAGAGGAAACCATATCCCGCCAGAAGTGCAATCGTGAAGGTGATCACCATTCGGCGGAAATCCGAAAAAATCCCGGCAAGTTCAGAAGATTTCATGGAGATACGGGACCGCTACCCTGCAAGACGATGTTGTTAAACTATTCCGGCCTTATCCAAGGTGGATCCTGGCGGGCGAAAAAGGCGCTGATGCCAGCCCTGGTCTCCGGGCTTTCCCAGCAGTCCGCAAGTACGGTGACCGCCTGGTCGATATCCTTTTCAAGATTGCCGCCTTCCTGGGCGAGGATCAGGGCCTTTGCCCGTGCCATGGCATCAGGTGAGGCTTTCAGAATCATTTCAACCTCACGGGAAATGGCTTCATCGAGTTGATCAATGGGGAGAGATTGTGAAACAAGCCCCAGTTTCTCCGCCCTTGCGGTATCCATGACGCTGCCGGTGATAAAGACCGAC is a window of Alphaproteobacteria bacterium LSUCC0684 DNA encoding:
- a CDS encoding hydantoinase B/oxoprolinase family protein; the encoded protein is MSLDPITLSVIQAGLQQVCDEMDLSFSRAAFSPVIAEANDRSDGIYAADDGALIAQGIGGLPVFVGTMQYSTSELIRLIREGRAAPPEPGDIYIVNDPYLGGTHLMDVRFVRPYYRNGKLWCWLSNTGHWPDTGGAVPGGFSASATSVEQEGLRLPPVKLFKKGVMDEEIYAIICSNIRVADQRIGDVKAQAAALDTGADRLDLLLGRYGDDTVAAAITELRQRASTQMRQMIAQLPEGSWQSVAFVDSDGVVNEPLEIRLKISKVDDRLVFDFGGSSPPCRGPMNSVLATTLSSVYLAMRHIFPEVPISAGAFEPLEVIRPEGTFLDAHYPRPVSGCAAEVSQRIAEAVFAAMVQPLPDRVTAAPAGTSGNFALGGYNAERGRDFVMYQLSGGGYGGNADGDGLSNGCSTIGISKAPPVEIMEQAFPVLYHHYALHEGSAGAGQRRGGFGLDYELELRNGEARASFVMDHGRFGPQGVLGGGDGDVNKVVVLRGGESYVPLHLSKEQDIPLSPGDRVWVRTPGGGGYGDPFKRRAEAVFEDVRLGRYSAAQAADLYGVIIRDDGNGGVVLDEDATRAARANIASALKD
- a CDS encoding ferredoxin--NADP reductase, translated to MLAAPDGCFAETVTEIEHYTDSLFRFRITRSASFRFRSGEFVMIGLPGEAPIWRAYSIASPNWDDTLEFYSIKVPDGPLTERLQHIQPGDTIWMRRKATGTLVTDALLPGKRLWMFATGTGIAPFASIIRDPESYEKFDRLILVQGCRFVAELAYGKALAVALADDPLIGEMVAGRFQLITATTREDSPMTGRLTTCLENGRIEAAADAVLDPATDRAMICGSMAMLESMSEKLQERGLSEGSNARPADFVIEKAFVG
- a CDS encoding DUF6538 domain-containing protein, whose product is MLTYKNSSSHLRIRQGIYHFVRRVPSDLQQYYKSDRVSLSLKTRSHNHALRTASSINQRLDDYWLGLRLKEMDVPALHLLVEDRKENEHSSPTILEAADIYLRIKRNSNPTFVRAVKRNTKYLVKALGNKPITAYSSADAASFRDKLFKKDLSLGSVKRILGSLRSIINLVMREMGIEGSNAFANVYLHQGEQEENKRLPIVDTTLVTLQDACVDKNDQLRWLVALLSDTGMRLAEAVGLHLDDIQLDTDIPHLIIQPHPWRRLKTKSSKRTVPLVGVSLWAAQQVVKHHTVFAFPKYCDGTNTNSNSASAALNKWIKTVIGKEYVIHGLRHGLRDRLRAVECPSDIIDAIGGWTTEGVGQTYGIGFPNEIKFRWLAMISN
- a CDS encoding PaaI family thioesterase — translated: MELHPRDPDFEEKARSSFAAQTVMKTLGMSMDQIEPGRAVISLFRNERLFQQQKFIHGGVLAAGLDSACGYSALSLAEKGLEVMTVEFKTSFIAPAGQEKIIFTGRVIKPGRRVIFTEGTAHGLDDDRMILIATMTATMTYVELG
- a CDS encoding AbrB family transcriptional regulator, which translates into the protein MKSSELAGIFSDFRRMVITFTIALLAGYGFLYMALPAPFLMGSLFGVWIIGGIFPSIRPELGVPRWFHVPVVLGLGVFIGANFTSAMIEQASHWMTTVSIMIAVTLLVSILGYGFLRRIRGYDPVMALLCSVPGGQAEALVMAREMVDKDYVVALFHLIRVAVIFFSTPLLLAVLEGGEAVAVSNQRLLNMPGILDLTSGQILAFISLAIAGYGIARFLRLPMPHLLGPMGLSMAFHITGFVFIPRIHEFIMLAQLAIGGGVGARLAQVELSSLLVYLRDGLLTSGIILLAYLLAALGIAHFTHAGFLSIWLAFVPGGLYEVTLLALIFGFDIAFIAFHHMVRVFLIFLTMPVLATWLKRQHHPSST